The bacterium genome includes the window TTGGGCATGGGGGATATTGTGTCTTTGGTAGAAAAGGCGCAAAAGGTCATTGACGAAAAGCAAGCGCAGGCTATGGCCAAGAAAATGCGCAAAAATCAGTTCACCATTGAAGATTTTGCCGATCAAATGCGTAATTTACAAAAAATGGGCGGAATCGATGCGCTGATGGGCATGCTGCCTGGAGCGGCTCAAATCAAGAAAAATTTGCCCGTGGGTGTAGAAGAGAAACAAATGAAAACTATCACGGCCATGATTAACTCAATGACGCCTAAAGAACGCAGAAATCATCAGCTGATCGATGGGAGTAGACGCAAACGCATTGCCAATGGAAGTGGGACGTCTGTACAAGAAGTGAATCGCTTTTTAAAGCAATTTCTGCAGGCCCGTAAAATGATGAGTAAAATGGGCAAAATGGGGGCAAAAGGCATAGCCCGCTCCAATATGTTTGGGTCACGTTAAAAAAAGCGTAAAAATGATTGAAAAAAATTTTAGAAAAGGGTAAGAGGAAGCGCCTTAAGGAGAAATCATGGTAAAAATTAGAATGAGCCGCTACGGCCGTAAAAAAAGTCCGTTTTATAGAATTGTTGCTGTTGATGAACGCAAGCGTCGTCAGAGTGATTACATTGAGCTATTGGGTTACTACAACCCACAAAGAAAAGAAGAGTTTAAAATTGACAAAGATAGAGTGAATTACTGGATCTCTCAAGGTGCTCAAACCTCTGAAACTGTTGCTAAACTTATCAAAACAGCGAGCTAAATTATGTTAAAAGATCTTCTAACTGAAATGATATCCAATCTTGTTGATCATCCTGATGATGTCTCTATCAATGAGATCGCAGGCGAACATACCCATATTTTTGAGTTGCGCGTAAATAAAGAAGATCTAGGGAAAGTGATTGGCAAGCAGGGTAGAACAGCAAAAGCGATTCGTACCATTTTGAGCGCTGCCAGTGTTAAAGATAACAAGCGTGCCATGCTTGAAATTCTTGACTGAACTCAAGAACTGTTGATCGGTGTCTTCTGCCGAAGAATATATTACGCTAGGAAAAGTAGGAAAAGCCAAGGGCCTTTTGGGCCATTTTTTTGTTCAGCTTTATCATGAAAGCTCGGAGTTTTTTTCTTATGCAGACTGCATCTATATAGGAGAAAACTTTAAGCCTTATTTCATTGTGTCCGCCAAATTTGAAAAAGATCGTTGGTTGGTTGCGGTTGAAGGTGTTGATGACCGATCTAAGGCGCAAGCCCTGGTCAATCAGACCATTTTTTATCCAAGAGAAGATTTGCCTGAAATTATGGATGATGAAGTTTATGTTCACGATTTAATTGGACTGCAAGCTGTAGATCAAGACAAGAATGTTTTAGGAGTCGTTGAAGGTGTCATTGAAAGCAAAGCCCATGAAATTTTAAATATTAAAGAGATAAAAACCGGTAAAGAGTGGTTTTGTCCTTTTCATGAGCAGTATGTTGATAGCATTGACTTGGATAAAAGAGAGATTTGCTTAAAAAACTGGGAGGAATTGCATGCAATTTGACGTCATTACCCTGGTTCCAGAATATATTGAATCAATTCGTATAAATACTTTATGGCGGCGAGCAGAAGAAAAATCACTGCTAGCGCTTCAGTGTCATCAACTCAGAGATTATGGACTTGGCCCACAAAAATTGGTTGACGATACCTTGTATGGTGGTGGTCCTGGAATGCTACTAAGGGTGGATGTTTTAGTTAAAGCTTTAGATAATATCCAAAAAAAACCTAAATCTAGGGTTTTACTGGCTTCACCTCAAGGTGAACGGTTAACACAAGCAAAAGCCCAGCAATTATGTCAGGACTATGAACAGCTGATTTTGGTATCCGGACGTTATGAAGGCGTTGATGAACGTTTTATAGATGGTTGGGTTGATGAATTGTTTTCTATTGGTGACTATATCCTACCCTCAGGGGATTTGCCTTGTATGGTGATGATGGAAAGTGTATCACGCTGTATCAAAGGTGTGGTCGGGGATCATAGAAATGTTGAAGAAGATAGTTTTAGCCAGCAACGGTTAAAATACCCCCAATATACCCGTCCAGAGGTTTTCTTGGAGCGAAGGGTTCCAGATATACTGCTTAGTGGCAATCACAAAAAAATAAGTGAGTGGCGAAAAGACATGGCTAAAAAGAATACTTTGAAAAGACGACCAGATATGTTAGAAAACTCGACTACAAAAGAATAAAGGACTTGCTAAAATACATGAAACAGTCTATGTAGCAGCCGCAGGAGAGAAAAATGACAACAAAAGACATTATTGATAGCTTAAGAGAGAAAAAAGAGTTCCCAGAGTTTCGTGTGGGTGACACCTTGAAAGTTCACGTAAAGATTAAAGAGGGTGAAAAAGAAAGAGTTCAGGTTTTTGAAGGTGTGGTTATCAAGAAAAAAGGCCGCAATAAAAAAGAAGCCAGCTTCACCGTAAGAAAAGTATCCTATGGTATTGGTGTTGAGCGAGTGTTTCCTTTTGAAAGCGCAAGTTTAGACAAAATTGAGCTTGTAAAACAAGGTAAAGTCCGCAGAGCAAAACTTTTCTATCTACGTGACTTACAAGGTAGAGCTGCTCAAGTGAAAGAAAAAGAAATCATTAAAGAAAGAAGCGCAAACAAAATCAAAGCGCAAGAATCACGAAGCAAAGTTAAAACAAAAGCAAACAAAAAGTCTACGGCTAATAAAAATAGTGAACCTGTTGCAGCTAACGGCAACTAAATAATTTATTTTTTTACTGTAAATTTAAGGTCAAGTTCTCTTTGTTTAGAGGCTTGACCTTTTTTATGTGATGCATGTACAGTACGGTTCAAGTATGAAAGTATCCATTTTAGGCAAACTCTATTCTATAAAATCTTCGCATGACCCAGAATTTATGCAAGAAGCAGCAGCATTGCTGGCAGAAAAAATCAACCAGTTGCAAAAAAAAATGGGACCCATGCCAGCAGAAAAAATTGCTGTTCTGGTGGGGCTTAACTTGGCGGGTGAGCTGATTGAATTAAAGAAAAGCCATAAAGATAGTGCTAAAAAAATAAAAAAAAGAGTTGAGTATGTTTTTGAAAAACTGGATGCTTTAGAAAAAAATCAAAATCAATAATGCAGCATCAATCAGATAAAAAATATTTTAGATTACAAAGTGTTAAAAAAATAAAGGTACTCAGTGACAAACAAAAACAAGAGTGTTCAAAAAAGTTAATGCATGTGTTTTTAGACAGCGTTGATTTGACTAAAAATATAAAGTCAGTTGCAGTTTATGCGTATGATTCTACTGAAATATCTGTAGACTTTATTGCTGAAGCTTTGTTAGAACAAGGCCTTACGGTATCTTTCCCTGTGATAGAATCAGGTGCAATGAGTTTTTATGCAGTTAAAAGTTTGAGTGATTTAAGCCTGGGTTGCTATGGCATACGCCAACCGAAGGGTATTTTAGCCAACAAAGTTGATACGTTTGATCTTATGTTAATACCGGGTCGTGCTTTTGATACTTTGGGTAATCGTATTGGTAGAGGTGCAGGCTATTATGATAAATTTTTAGAGCTTCATTCATGCACATATAAAGTTGGGGTTGCCTTTGACTTTCAAGTTTATTCAAAAGTTTTGCCAGTTGAATCCCATGATATTGCCGTGAAAGCTGTGATGACAGAAAAAAAATTTTATAAAGCAGATTAAGAAGTATCGGAGATAATAAAAGATGGAAACAAAAATTTTGGTGATTGGTGATGTCTAT containing:
- a CDS encoding cell division protein ZapA; translation: MHVQYGSSMKVSILGKLYSIKSSHDPEFMQEAAALLAEKINQLQKKMGPMPAEKIAVLVGLNLAGELIELKKSHKDSAKKIKKRVEYVFEKLDALEKNQNQ
- the trmD gene encoding tRNA (guanosine(37)-N1)-methyltransferase TrmD; the encoded protein is MQFDVITLVPEYIESIRINTLWRRAEEKSLLALQCHQLRDYGLGPQKLVDDTLYGGGPGMLLRVDVLVKALDNIQKKPKSRVLLASPQGERLTQAKAQQLCQDYEQLILVSGRYEGVDERFIDGWVDELFSIGDYILPSGDLPCMVMMESVSRCIKGVVGDHRNVEEDSFSQQRLKYPQYTRPEVFLERRVPDILLSGNHKKISEWRKDMAKKNTLKRRPDMLENSTTKE
- a CDS encoding 5-formyltetrahydrofolate cyclo-ligase, with the translated sequence MQHQSDKKYFRLQSVKKIKVLSDKQKQECSKKLMHVFLDSVDLTKNIKSVAVYAYDSTEISVDFIAEALLEQGLTVSFPVIESGAMSFYAVKSLSDLSLGCYGIRQPKGILANKVDTFDLMLIPGRAFDTLGNRIGRGAGYYDKFLELHSCTYKVGVAFDFQVYSKVLPVESHDIAVKAVMTEKKFYKAD
- the rpsP gene encoding 30S ribosomal protein S16, which translates into the protein MVKIRMSRYGRKKSPFYRIVAVDERKRRQSDYIELLGYYNPQRKEEFKIDKDRVNYWISQGAQTSETVAKLIKTAS
- a CDS encoding KH domain-containing protein, with amino-acid sequence MLKDLLTEMISNLVDHPDDVSINEIAGEHTHIFELRVNKEDLGKVIGKQGRTAKAIRTILSAASVKDNKRAMLEILD
- the rimM gene encoding ribosome maturation factor RimM (Essential for efficient processing of 16S rRNA), which translates into the protein MSSAEEYITLGKVGKAKGLLGHFFVQLYHESSEFFSYADCIYIGENFKPYFIVSAKFEKDRWLVAVEGVDDRSKAQALVNQTIFYPREDLPEIMDDEVYVHDLIGLQAVDQDKNVLGVVEGVIESKAHEILNIKEIKTGKEWFCPFHEQYVDSIDLDKREICLKNWEELHAI